Below is a genomic region from Xylophilus sp. GW821-FHT01B05.
ACACGAATGTCGAGAATTTCACTTCTTTAACCCCTGGCTCGCGGATGCTACGAACGATCTCAAATTTACCAAGGCTATCTCGTTGTGTGTTCGTAAAGGGATGCACAAAAAACGTCCCACGAAGTCCTCCCTTTTGGGACGCCAGCGTGTGCTCGACGGCGATATCAGTTAACAGCATGTTGTTTTCCTTGTGATTCAATAAGCCACAGCTGATCCAGCCACATTGGCCTCCATCACACCCCAAAGTTTCCGCTCGGGATTTTCAAACTAGTGTCGCGTCAAGTGTGATGTGACGGGAGTGCGCGAAGCCATCGGCGTGCAGCGCAAGGCGTAGGCCGCAGCCCAGGCTGAAGCCTGGGCAAGGACTGCAACGCGGCGATGCGCGGTGAGGGCAAGTGCACGCCGGCAGATCATGCTTGACGCGACACTAGGCCGCAGGGGAGTCGATGCCTCTTGAGATACGAAGCGTTCGACATTGGCGCCGCTCACCTTGCCGGAAGGGACTGTATGGTTTGCATATGGCGAATTGTGGCAACGAAACGAAGGGCTGCTTGTGGCCGAAAGCGAAAGCTCACCGCGCCAAGCTTGGGCCTCAACTTTCAAAAAGTGCCCTCTCCCCGCCAACGCTTCAAACTCACAACCCGAGCTACAAAGCCCCCGCCATCAAGCGCAGGTTCTGCACAGCCGCACCCGCCGCCCCCTTGCCCAGATTATCGAGAACCGCGCTCAAGACGATCTGGCCTGTGCGTTCATTGCATGCAACGGCCAGACTCATGTCGTTCGAGCCGTTGTGGACTTGCGGGTCCAGCTCGGTCATGGGCGCGTCGCAAGACATCGGCAGCACACGCACATGCGCCGCATCGCGGTACCGCTCCGCAAGGCATTCGTGGATGCGCGCGCCAGAAGCATAGGCGGGAAGCATCCTCGCGTGCAGCCCAATGGTGAGCACGATGCCCTGCCGGTAGCTACCGTAGGCTGGCACGAAGAGGGGCCGCTGCGCCAAGCCGGCGTAGGTCTCGATCTCCGGCACGTGCTTGTGCTCGAGTGCCAGGCCGTAGACCTTCAGCGAATGTGCCGCAGCCCCAGCCTCATACGCTTCTGCCCCCGCCCTGCCCTGGCCCGAATAGCCTGAGACGGCGTGGATGACGAGCGGATAGTCGGCGGGCAACAGGCCCGCATCCGTCAGCGGCCGCAGCAGGGCGACCGCGGCGGTGGGATAACAGCCCGGATTGGTAACCCGCAGTGCCGAGGCGATGCGTTCGCCTTGCCGCGCATTGAGTTCCGGCAGGCCGTAGACCCAGCCCGGGCTGGTGCGGTGGGCCGAGCTGGCGTCTATGACACGCACGGCAGGGTTGTCGATCATTGCCACCGCGTCGCGCGCGGCGGCATCGGGCAGGCAAAGGATGGCGATGTCGCTCTCGTTGAGCGCAGCCCGGCGGGCAACCGCATCCTTGCGCAGGTTTGCAGGCAGTGTGCGGATGCGGAATTCCCCGCCCCGCAGGCGGTTCTGCAGGTCAAGGCCGGTGGTGCCCTGGTCGCCGTCGATAAAGATATTGAGGTCCATAGAGCGCAATCCTAGGGATACGACCTCGATAGCTCCAGCTAAATATATGGAACCCAGGATTAAGAAAAGTTAAATTAGCGGCATGCGTGAACTAAGCCTTGACCATCTGCGCACCCTTGTCGCCATTGCCGACCTTGGGTCCCTGGCCAATGCCGCGCGCGCCCTTCACCTGGCCGCTCCCACCGTCACCGTTCAGATCGCAGAACTGGAGTCGCGCCTGGGTGGCCAGTTGCTCGTGCGCGGTCGGGGGCCCGCGCAGGCGACCGCCTTGGGGGAGCAGTTCATCGCGCGCGCCCGCAGGCTGCTGGCAGACGCGGACGACGCAGTGGAAGACGTTCGACGTCAGCTCGCCGGCCAAACAGGCCGCGTGCGGGTGGGTGCCTCGACGGGCGCCATTGCACATCTGCTGCCGCCCGCGCTCGAACGTCTTGCCCGCAAGCATCCCGGCATCGACGTGAACGTGCAGGTGCTGACCTCCAACGACAGCATGGCCCGGCTCGCCGCAGGAAGCCTGGACCTGGCAGTGGTGGCGCTGCCGCAGGCGCCCGTACGCGGCGTTCATGTCACGCCCCTGCGGCGCGAGGCTGTCGTCGCCTTTCTGCCGGCGGCCTGGAAAGCCCCCAGGCGGCTGACTCCGCGGTGGCTGGCCCAGCGCCCGCTGATCATGAACGACTCCTCCACACGTCTCTACCGGCAGACCGCGGAATGGTTCTCTGCAGCGGGCGTGCATTGCCGCCCGCGCATCGAGCTCAACTACAACGATGCGATCAAAACACTGGTCGCCGCGGGCTACGGCGCGGCCTTGCTGCCAGAGGAATCGCACGAGCCCGAGCGTGATCCCCGCATCGCCGTGCGCC
It encodes:
- the argC gene encoding N-acetyl-gamma-glutamyl-phosphate reductase, which translates into the protein MDLNIFIDGDQGTTGLDLQNRLRGGEFRIRTLPANLRKDAVARRAALNESDIAILCLPDAAARDAVAMIDNPAVRVIDASSAHRTSPGWVYGLPELNARQGERIASALRVTNPGCYPTAAVALLRPLTDAGLLPADYPLVIHAVSGYSGQGRAGAEAYEAGAAAHSLKVYGLALEHKHVPEIETYAGLAQRPLFVPAYGSYRQGIVLTIGLHARMLPAYASGARIHECLAERYRDAAHVRVLPMSCDAPMTELDPQVHNGSNDMSLAVACNERTGQIVLSAVLDNLGKGAAGAAVQNLRLMAGAL
- a CDS encoding LysR family transcriptional regulator, with the translated sequence MRELSLDHLRTLVAIADLGSLANAARALHLAAPTVTVQIAELESRLGGQLLVRGRGPAQATALGEQFIARARRLLADADDAVEDVRRQLAGQTGRVRVGASTGAIAHLLPPALERLARKHPGIDVNVQVLTSNDSMARLAAGSLDLAVVALPQAPVRGVHVTPLRREAVVAFLPAAWKAPRRLTPRWLAQRPLIMNDSSTRLYRQTAEWFSAAGVHCRPRIELNYNDAIKTLVAAGYGAALLPEESHEPERDPRIAVRPLSPTLWRQLGLAVSDRGASGPTRFVLEALLPERGSAT